The proteins below come from a single Pedobacter aquae genomic window:
- a CDS encoding rhamnogalacturonan lyase, with protein MTISLKKSGLLLVFLFATINFLFAQKQMEALDRGVVAIYKGNHHYYVSWRVLGTDAPDVAFNVYRKSGDEQPVKINARPITGATCIIDSTAKETKVNTWFVKSIINKKEQTEKGEFTIAANAEEKPYLSIPLKNITGYVPNDLSVGDLDGDGQYDFILHQSGRGRDNSSAGLTDPPIFQAYKSDGTFLWEINLGKNIREGAHYTQFMVYDLDGDGIAEFACKTADGTTDGKGKIIGDAQTDWRDTLNKRAPTYGKILSGPEYLTIFSGKTGEALATVDYIPSRGDIGTWGGVGGNGGNDKTGNRVDRYTACIAYLDGKRPSLVMGRGYYGRTVLAAFDFREGKLSSRWVFDSKDGKNPFSGMGNHNLSVADVDQDGKDEIVFGAMVVDDNGKGLYSTGLRHGDALHVSDLDPDHPGLEVFGVHEIEEGTTGPGVALYEAATGKILFKAADNEDIGRGVAANIDTTRVGAQMWWAGSPDLYTIKGEKIGLAPRSTNFLIYWDGDLSRELLNGNYIEKYGKGRIFTADGAVSNNGTKSTPALSADILGDWREELILRSADNKELRIYTTTIPTTIRQYTLMHDPHYRLSIAWQNVGYNQPPHTGFYMGKGMKPAPKPFINIVNYRHP; from the coding sequence ATGACTATAAGTCTAAAAAAATCTGGTTTACTACTCGTATTTCTTTTTGCTACCATAAATTTCTTGTTTGCGCAAAAGCAAATGGAGGCGCTAGACCGTGGCGTGGTTGCTATTTATAAGGGCAATCATCATTATTATGTGAGTTGGCGTGTTTTAGGTACCGATGCGCCTGATGTAGCTTTTAATGTTTACAGAAAATCTGGTGATGAACAGCCCGTTAAAATAAATGCTAGACCTATAACAGGTGCTACTTGTATTATAGATTCAACAGCTAAAGAAACCAAAGTAAATACATGGTTTGTTAAAAGCATTATTAACAAAAAAGAACAAACAGAAAAAGGCGAATTTACCATTGCTGCTAACGCCGAAGAAAAACCTTATTTGTCTATCCCTTTAAAAAACATCACGGGTTACGTTCCTAATGATTTATCTGTAGGAGATTTAGATGGCGATGGTCAATATGATTTTATTCTACATCAATCTGGTAGGGGCAGAGATAATAGCTCAGCAGGTTTAACAGACCCACCCATTTTTCAAGCTTATAAGTCTGATGGTACATTTCTCTGGGAAATTAATCTCGGAAAAAACATCAGAGAAGGCGCCCATTATACCCAGTTTATGGTGTATGATTTAGATGGTGATGGCATAGCCGAATTTGCTTGCAAAACAGCAGATGGTACTACAGACGGTAAAGGAAAAATTATCGGAGATGCCCAGACAGATTGGCGAGATACCTTAAATAAAAGAGCGCCTACTTATGGTAAAATTTTATCAGGGCCGGAGTATTTGACCATATTTAGTGGTAAAACGGGAGAAGCCTTAGCTACAGTTGATTATATTCCTTCAAGAGGAGATATTGGTACTTGGGGCGGGGTTGGTGGTAATGGTGGTAATGATAAGACAGGAAATAGAGTAGACAGATATACCGCTTGCATTGCTTATTTAGATGGTAAACGCCCAAGTTTGGTGATGGGCAGAGGCTATTATGGTAGAACTGTTTTAGCCGCTTTTGATTTTAGAGAAGGAAAACTAAGCTCTAGGTGGGTGTTTGATTCTAAAGATGGTAAAAATCCTTTTTCAGGGATGGGAAATCATAATTTATCTGTTGCCGATGTCGACCAAGACGGAAAAGACGAAATTGTTTTTGGCGCTATGGTGGTTGATGATAATGGTAAAGGTTTATACTCAACAGGCTTAAGACATGGCGATGCCCTTCATGTAAGCGATTTAGACCCTGATCATCCCGGCTTAGAGGTATTTGGTGTACATGAAATAGAGGAAGGTACTACAGGTCCTGGTGTTGCCCTTTATGAAGCTGCTACGGGTAAGATTTTATTTAAAGCTGCCGATAACGAGGATATTGGAAGAGGCGTAGCTGCAAATATTGATACCACAAGAGTAGGCGCTCAAATGTGGTGGGCTGGTTCTCCAGATTTATATACGATAAAAGGAGAAAAAATAGGTTTGGCACCTCGCTCAACTAATTTTTTAATTTATTGGGATGGCGATTTAAGTAGAGAACTTTTAAACGGAAACTATATTGAGAAGTATGGAAAAGGCAGAATTTTTACTGCTGATGGTGCTGTTTCTAACAACGGCACAAAATCTACACCCGCATTATCTGCTGATATTTTAGGCGATTGGCGAGAAGAACTCATCCTCCGCAGTGCTGATAATAAGGAATTGCGTATCTATACCACAACCATCCCTACCACCATAAGACAATATACCTTAATGCATGACCCGCATTATCGTTTAAGTATTGCTTGGCAAAATGTTGGCTATAACCAGCCACCACACACCGGCTTTTATATGGGTAAAGGGATGAAACCAGCACCTAAACCTTTTATTAACATAGTAAACTACCGTCACCCTTAA